A region of Cucumis melo cultivar AY chromosome 2, USDA_Cmelo_AY_1.0, whole genome shotgun sequence DNA encodes the following proteins:
- the LOC103492049 gene encoding V-type proton ATPase subunit F translates to MAGKAQIPTKNSALISMIADEDTVVGFLLAGVGNVDLRRKTNYLIVDSKTTVKQIEDAFKEFTTREDIAIVMISQYVANMIRFLVDSYNKPIPAILEIPSKDHPYDPAHDSVLSRVKNLFSTESVASGRY, encoded by the exons ATGGCTGGCAAAGCTCAAATTCCTACCAAGAATTCAGCGCTTATTTCTATGATTGCTGATGAG GATACGGTTGTTGGATTTCTTCTTGCTGGAGTTGGTAATGTTGACCTGCGAAGAAAAACTAATTACCTTATAGTGGACTCGA AGACGACTGTTAAACAAATTGAAGACGCTTTCAAAGAGTTCACTACAAGGGAGGATATTGCAATAGTGATGATTAGTCAATAT GTTGCAAACATGATCAGGTTTCTGGTAGATAGCTATAACAAGCCAATTCCTGCAATATTGGAGATTCCTTCCAAGGATCATCCATACGATCCTGCTCATGATTCTGTTCTTTCCCGAGTAAAGAACCTGTTTTCTACCGAATCAGTGGCATCTGGGAGGTATTAA